A single Pedobacter sp. PACM 27299 DNA region contains:
- the pyrF gene encoding orotidine-5'-phosphate decarboxylase has translation MNKKQLFEQIQIKKSFLCVGLDPVLENIPPHLLKYENPVLEFNKQIIDATKDLCVAYKPNTAFYECMGLKGWETLIKTWQYLPEDIFSIADAKRGDIGNTSAMYADAFFNEAKSDMSFDSVTVAPYMGKDSVSPFLNYKDKWVILLALTSNAGHGDFQLHQTPEGKLYEEVIRISSQWADSEQLMYVVGATRGSEFKNIRRLAPDNFLLVPGVGAQGGSLADVCEYGLNKECGLLVNSARGIIYASKGEDFAERAREEALKLQQEMEVILLAAKLI, from the coding sequence ATGAATAAAAAACAGCTATTTGAGCAGATCCAGATTAAAAAATCTTTTTTGTGTGTTGGGCTTGATCCGGTATTAGAAAATATCCCTCCTCACCTTCTAAAATATGAAAATCCAGTTTTAGAATTCAATAAGCAGATTATTGATGCTACGAAAGATTTGTGTGTGGCGTATAAACCGAACACTGCTTTTTATGAATGTATGGGACTGAAAGGTTGGGAAACATTGATCAAAACCTGGCAATATCTGCCGGAAGATATTTTCAGTATTGCAGATGCAAAAAGAGGAGATATTGGCAATACTTCTGCGATGTATGCGGATGCTTTTTTCAATGAGGCTAAGTCGGACATGAGTTTTGACTCGGTTACCGTGGCACCATATATGGGTAAGGACTCCGTAAGCCCGTTCTTAAATTACAAAGATAAATGGGTGATTTTATTGGCACTGACCTCGAATGCTGGTCATGGTGATTTTCAATTACACCAGACTCCAGAAGGAAAATTATACGAAGAAGTGATTCGTATTTCTTCTCAATGGGCAGACAGTGAGCAGTTGATGTATGTTGTTGGTGCAACCAGGGGTTCAGAATTTAAAAATATCAGAAGATTGGCACCAGATAATTTCTTGTTGGTACCAGGGGTTGGCGCGCAAGGCGGAAGTTTGGCCGATGTATGCGAGTATGGCTTAAATAAAGAGTGTGGCTTATTGGTGAATTCTGCCAGAGGCATTATTTATGCAAGTAAAGGGGAAGATTTTGC
- a CDS encoding Hpt domain-containing protein, whose translation MIDQNKNNEPLDLTYLKDMSGDSAEFIIEMLDLFKAQTPAYVADLGRALADEDWARASSCAHKIKPTFAYVGREDAKDHMQMMERNARELTNIEGLPAAFEELNAFVAVLYRQLDEAKADLKKRL comes from the coding sequence ATGATCGACCAGAATAAAAACAACGAACCACTTGACCTGACTTATCTGAAGGATATGTCAGGGGATAGCGCCGAATTTATTATAGAGATGCTAGACCTTTTTAAAGCACAAACTCCTGCTTATGTTGCGGATTTGGGCAGGGCTTTGGCAGATGAAGATTGGGCAAGGGCATCGAGCTGTGCGCATAAAATCAAACCTACATTTGCGTATGTAGGACGTGAAGATGCGAAAGACCACATGCAGATGATGGAAAGAAATGCCAGAGAACTCACTAATATTGAAGGATTGCCAGCTGCATTTGAAGAGCTTAACGCATTTGTTGCAGTGTTGTACAGACAACTGGATGAAGCTAAAGCCGATCTTAAGAAACGGCTTTAA
- the folK gene encoding 2-amino-4-hydroxy-6-hydroxymethyldihydropteridine diphosphokinase has translation MELDSKNVYLLLGSNLGDREALLTEAIVEIGNQVGAIFAQSSFYETAAWGKTDQPAFLNLALGLKTTMGPLEVLKAVLGIEAELGRVRKEKWGARLIDIDVMFYGEEVVDLGEELQIPHPQLQYRKFVLVPLAEIAGEIIHPLIGKRVSEILAILEDNLTVTKI, from the coding sequence ATGGAGTTGGATAGTAAAAATGTTTATTTGTTACTGGGAAGTAATTTAGGGGATCGGGAAGCGCTGTTAACAGAAGCCATTGTAGAAATTGGGAATCAGGTTGGTGCAATATTTGCGCAATCGTCATTTTATGAGACAGCTGCCTGGGGTAAAACTGATCAGCCAGCCTTTTTAAATCTGGCTTTAGGCTTGAAAACGACGATGGGTCCATTGGAGGTTTTGAAAGCGGTATTGGGAATTGAAGCTGAATTGGGCCGGGTGAGGAAGGAAAAATGGGGGGCTCGACTGATTGATATTGATGTGATGTTTTATGGTGAGGAAGTGGTAGATCTGGGTGAAGAACTTCAAATACCTCATCCTCAGCTACAATACAGAAAGTTCGTATTGGTTCCTTTAGCAGAGATTGCAGGTGAGATAATTCATCCCCTTATCGGAAAACGTGTATCAGAAATATTAGCTATATTAGAGGATAATTTAACTGTAACAAAAATTTAA
- the pssA gene encoding CDP-diacylglycerol--serine O-phosphatidyltransferase: MIIKQIPNAITSANLFSGCIGIVFAFNSDLRMAALCILISLFIDFFDGFAARLLNVSGPMGKELDSLADMVSFGVLPSVILFHIAPKAMYIYGNYSILSYLAFFIAVFSAYRLAKFNLDTRQTDKFIGVPTPAISAVIASVPFIYESDSFYLDSSTTTIVVYLAFIPLACYLLVSEITLIALKFKSFGFAENSFRYILIIASILLLVIFKFVAIPLILVLYIVLSIIENRTTKVKAVS; encoded by the coding sequence ATGATCATAAAACAGATACCCAATGCCATTACCTCCGCTAACCTTTTTAGTGGATGTATTGGTATTGTTTTCGCATTTAACAGCGATTTAAGAATGGCTGCACTCTGCATTCTTATCTCCCTCTTCATCGACTTTTTTGATGGTTTTGCCGCACGCCTTTTAAACGTAAGCGGACCTATGGGTAAGGAACTGGATTCCTTAGCAGATATGGTAAGCTTTGGTGTATTGCCTTCAGTGATCCTGTTCCATATCGCACCAAAAGCTATGTATATATATGGGAACTACTCGATCCTTTCCTACCTGGCATTCTTTATTGCGGTATTTTCAGCCTACCGACTGGCGAAATTCAATCTTGATACCAGGCAGACTGATAAATTTATAGGCGTACCCACTCCGGCTATCTCCGCAGTGATTGCATCCGTACCTTTTATCTATGAAAGTGATTCGTTTTATTTAGACAGTTCTACAACTACCATAGTAGTATACCTGGCCTTTATTCCCCTGGCATGCTATTTACTGGTGAGTGAAATTACACTAATCGCTTTAAAATTTAAAAGCTTCGGCTTTGCTGAAAATAGCTTCAGATATATCCTGATTATCGCTTCTATACTACTATTAGTGATCTTCAAATTTGTGGCGATCCCACTTATTCTGGTATTGTATATCGTTCTATCCATTATAGAGAATAGAACGACAAAAGTTAAAGCCGTTTCTTAA
- the rho gene encoding transcription termination factor Rho — translation MFNKTELNEKLTAELREIAKTQGILNADELRKAELVEIISQMAEQEPAAAPVESEAPAKAPKVKAVKESPAEKSTRKRIRITPKEEEESKNNNFNRAALFENEPSQAQSKAPAPVAEEKITNAPESAQEQATAPGTATAAEVKTETASNPQTESKKQRPVREDNRPQKTPNHNANQKQSENSYSNLDFDNTITNEGVLEIMPDGYGFLRSADYNYLSSPDDIYVSQSQIKLFGLKTGDTVKGSIRPPKEGEKYFPLVRVETINGRLPADVRDRVPFDYLTPLFPTERLNLFTESNNYSTRIIDLFTPIGKGQRGLIVAQPKTGKTNLLKEVANAIAKNHPEVYLIILLIDERPEEVTDMARSVRAEVIASTFDEPAERHVKIANIVLEKAKRLVECGHDVVILLDSITRLARAYNTTAPASGKILSGGVDANALHKPKRFFGAARNIERGGSLTILATALTDTGSKMDEVIFEEFKGTGNMELQLDRKLSNKRIFPAIDITASSTRRDDLLHDRDTLQRVWILRNHLADMNAQEAMEFVQQQIRNTKTNEEFLISMNS, via the coding sequence ATGTTTAACAAAACAGAATTAAATGAAAAGCTCACCGCCGAATTGCGGGAGATAGCTAAAACTCAAGGTATCCTAAATGCCGATGAGTTGCGTAAAGCTGAACTGGTTGAAATCATCTCTCAAATGGCAGAGCAAGAACCAGCTGCTGCACCTGTTGAAAGTGAAGCACCTGCAAAAGCGCCAAAAGTAAAAGCTGTAAAAGAAAGCCCTGCTGAAAAATCTACCAGAAAAAGGATCAGAATTACGCCTAAAGAGGAAGAAGAAAGCAAGAACAACAACTTTAACAGAGCTGCATTATTCGAAAATGAGCCATCCCAGGCGCAATCGAAAGCACCAGCACCAGTTGCAGAAGAGAAAATTACTAACGCTCCAGAATCCGCGCAGGAACAAGCTACAGCACCAGGAACAGCAACTGCTGCAGAAGTAAAAACCGAAACCGCTTCAAACCCTCAAACGGAAAGCAAAAAACAACGTCCAGTAAGAGAAGACAACAGGCCACAAAAAACACCTAACCACAACGCCAATCAGAAACAAAGCGAAAACAGCTATTCAAACCTGGATTTCGACAATACCATCACCAATGAAGGGGTATTAGAGATTATGCCTGATGGTTACGGTTTCTTAAGGTCTGCGGATTATAATTACCTGTCTTCTCCGGATGATATATACGTATCACAATCTCAGATCAAATTATTTGGTTTGAAAACTGGTGATACCGTAAAAGGAAGTATCCGTCCTCCAAAAGAAGGCGAAAAATATTTCCCATTAGTGAGGGTAGAAACCATCAACGGACGTTTACCTGCTGATGTAAGGGACCGTGTTCCTTTCGACTACCTGACCCCATTATTCCCAACAGAAAGATTAAACCTGTTCACGGAAAGCAACAACTACTCGACCAGAATCATCGACTTGTTTACTCCAATCGGTAAAGGACAGCGTGGTCTGATCGTTGCACAACCAAAAACAGGTAAAACTAATTTACTGAAAGAAGTTGCAAATGCGATTGCTAAAAACCATCCAGAAGTATACCTGATCATTTTATTGATCGATGAGCGTCCGGAAGAGGTAACAGATATGGCAAGAAGCGTAAGAGCTGAGGTTATCGCCTCTACTTTTGATGAGCCTGCAGAAAGACATGTTAAAATTGCCAATATCGTTTTGGAAAAAGCTAAGCGCCTGGTAGAATGCGGTCATGATGTAGTGATCTTATTAGACTCCATCACCAGATTAGCCAGAGCTTATAATACCACTGCTCCTGCTTCAGGAAAAATATTATCAGGCGGTGTGGATGCCAATGCATTGCACAAACCTAAGCGTTTCTTCGGTGCGGCACGTAACATCGAAAGAGGTGGTTCATTAACCATTCTTGCTACTGCTTTAACAGATACCGGTTCGAAAATGGACGAGGTAATCTTTGAAGAATTTAAAGGAACTGGTAACATGGAATTACAGTTGGATCGTAAATTATCTAACAAACGTATCTTCCCTGCTATTGACATCACAGCATCAAGTACACGTAGAGACGATTTACTACACGATAGAGACACTTTACAACGTGTATGGATCTTACGTAATCATCTGGCCGACATGAACGCTCAGGAAGCCATGGAATTTGTACAACAGCAAATCAGAAATACAAAAACCAACGAAGAGTTTTTGATTTCTATGAATAGCTAA